One window of the Candidatus Jettenia sp. genome contains the following:
- the pgsA gene encoding CDP-diacylglycerol--glycerol-3-phosphate 3-phosphatidyltransferase has translation MNSFDFSRCAAFNLPNRLTLMRLLLAIVFFIFLSYRYYNIALVSYLFAWLTDWLDGYLARKKGLLTDFGRIADPFVDKIIVCGGFILLIQHAHDIIPPWMVVVIVAREFLVNSLRSYSESKGIEFGATIWGKAKMFTQSFTISLILLFFAYFEHFMAVKQGIVVMLWLTVIITLVSGIKYMVKAGPAILMK, from the coding sequence ATGAACTCATTTGATTTCTCACGATGTGCGGCATTCAATCTACCGAACCGATTAACCCTCATGCGGCTTTTACTGGCCATAGTGTTTTTCATTTTCTTATCGTACCGTTACTATAATATTGCCCTTGTTTCCTATCTGTTCGCATGGCTAACCGATTGGTTAGATGGCTATCTGGCACGCAAAAAAGGCCTCCTGACAGATTTCGGACGTATCGCCGACCCGTTTGTAGATAAAATCATTGTCTGTGGCGGATTTATATTACTCATACAGCATGCCCACGATATCATACCTCCCTGGATGGTTGTCGTTATTGTAGCCAGAGAGTTTCTTGTCAACAGCCTGAGAAGTTATTCGGAATCAAAGGGAATTGAATTTGGAGCTACGATATGGGGCAAGGCAAAGATGTTTACCCAGTCTTTTACCATTAGCCTCATTTTGCTATTCTTTGCTTATTTCGAGCATTTTATGGCTGTTAAACAGGGAATTGTTGTCATGCTTTGGCTTACGGTAATCATTACTCTGGTTTCCGGCATTAAATACATGGTCAAAGCCGGCCCGGCAATTTTGATGAAATAG
- a CDS encoding DUF1858 domain-containing protein, with protein MERIRPENTVKQIVERFPITRRIFDTYGIMCGSNVLPDKPISFFAKMHNVNPTKLIDDLQKLIDGEVGTTNEATITKPQTEHVYEIFVKTSIIIALSTGCLYGASLLAYMAFHNSFASVSWILTETHGDTQVYGWVGLFIMGISYFALPKFWSTILYSTPLAYKSFFLMLAGIFLSFVFKTISYYTGFFFLKIPVLIGCTLQVVSIIIFTYVICATYLTSGKKKFEIYEGFLISSYLWFLFQAITFVALYFHFTVVNNTNIPEIFRSPIRHIQIVGFACMVIIGIFAKTLPIFLGIQEPNKKISTYVLYILNISIALRTISEFYREYTTNLHGFFTVVFCLAGIMEACGVFLFIYSLNLFNTKKAVKNTVNLPTGFRKFIRAALVWLFVSETALLTYTIYEAFSGERTSHALFGAYRHAIFIGFISMMILGCASKMIPLSKGVKLCSTRLLNATFILINVGCLFRVVSQPVASHLYPQLYALLGISGFIEYAAMFCFGINAWKTMQLDVQEEPSEQIRIATASTNVYQLIKQYPQTLDVLINFGFKQLKNPILRNTLARTISLGQAVQINPVNLEDLLKALNDAIQVRVSAA; from the coding sequence ATGGAAAGGATACGGCCTGAAAATACCGTTAAACAAATCGTTGAAAGATTTCCTATAACCCGCCGCATCTTTGATACCTACGGAATTATGTGCGGCAGTAATGTCCTTCCCGACAAACCCATCTCCTTTTTTGCCAAGATGCATAATGTCAATCCCACCAAACTGATTGACGACCTTCAAAAACTTATCGATGGAGAGGTTGGCACAACGAATGAAGCCACGATCACAAAGCCGCAAACCGAGCATGTCTATGAGATCTTTGTTAAAACGTCTATCATTATTGCACTCTCAACAGGATGTCTCTACGGGGCATCACTCCTAGCCTATATGGCATTTCATAATTCCTTCGCTTCTGTATCCTGGATACTTACGGAAACACATGGTGATACTCAGGTATATGGATGGGTAGGTCTCTTTATCATGGGAATTTCATATTTTGCATTGCCTAAATTCTGGAGTACTATACTGTACAGCACTCCACTGGCATATAAATCCTTTTTCTTAATGCTTGCAGGTATTTTTCTCTCCTTTGTTTTTAAGACAATTTCCTATTATACCGGTTTCTTCTTTTTGAAAATCCCCGTTCTGATTGGATGTACATTACAAGTCGTATCGATAATTATCTTTACTTACGTCATCTGCGCAACCTATCTCACATCGGGAAAAAAGAAATTCGAAATCTACGAAGGATTCCTCATATCAAGTTATCTCTGGTTCCTCTTCCAGGCTATTACTTTTGTTGCTTTATACTTCCATTTTACCGTAGTTAATAATACAAACATTCCGGAAATATTCAGAAGTCCTATTCGGCATATACAAATTGTAGGGTTTGCCTGTATGGTTATTATTGGAATATTTGCAAAGACCCTGCCGATATTTCTGGGAATCCAGGAGCCTAACAAGAAAATAAGCACCTACGTTTTGTATATCCTAAACATCTCTATTGCTTTAAGAACGATATCGGAATTTTACCGGGAATATACTACAAATCTCCACGGTTTCTTTACGGTGGTTTTTTGTCTCGCAGGGATTATGGAGGCATGCGGGGTGTTCTTGTTTATCTATAGTTTAAATCTATTCAATACCAAAAAGGCAGTGAAGAACACGGTTAACCTGCCGACTGGTTTCAGAAAATTTATCCGGGCTGCCCTTGTCTGGCTATTTGTCTCAGAGACTGCATTACTCACCTATACCATTTATGAAGCATTTTCGGGAGAACGCACTTCCCATGCCCTGTTTGGCGCATATCGACATGCTATATTTATCGGGTTTATCAGTATGATGATCCTGGGATGTGCTTCCAAGATGATCCCTTTAAGCAAAGGAGTAAAGTTGTGCAGTACAAGACTACTCAATGCAACATTTATCCTGATAAATGTTGGATGTCTGTTCAGGGTTGTATCTCAACCGGTCGCATCGCATCTGTATCCGCAACTTTATGCGCTCCTGGGAATCAGTGGCTTTATTGAATATGCTGCCATGTTCTGCTTTGGTATCAATGCATGGAAGACTATGCAACTCGACGTACAAGAAGAACCTTCAGAGCAAATCAGAATCGCAACCGCAAGCACAAATGTTTATCAATTGATTAAACAATACCCGCAAACCCTCGATGTTTTAATAAATTTTGGATTTAAACAACTGAAAAATCCTATCCTCAGAAACACCTTAGCCAGGACAATTAGCCTGGGACAAGCAGTACAGATCAATCCTGTTAACCTTGAAGATTTACTAAAAGCATTAAATGATGCGATACAGGTGCGTGTGAGTGCAGCCTGA
- a CDS encoding ParA family protein has protein sequence MRSIALTNQKGGVAKTTTTVNLGAGLAHMGKRVLLVDLDPQGNLSSWLGLDIHNLERSMYNVFLEEVYFEEILTKTCIENMTLAPANVALAGVERILAHEKGRDLILRKRMLPVVDNYDYILLDCPPSLGLITINALTFVREIFIPVETKVLALNGLVTLVNTVQVVKERLNHNLEVTGIIACRFDGRTNLSNEVYNQIKERFKEKVFHSVIRENIRLAECPISGKPITLYAPESPGAIDYTNLAKEVIEREKKNE, from the coding sequence ATGCGAAGTATTGCACTAACAAATCAAAAAGGTGGTGTAGCGAAAACAACGACCACGGTGAATCTCGGTGCCGGCCTTGCCCATATGGGCAAACGAGTACTTTTGGTTGATCTTGATCCGCAGGGAAATTTAAGTTCGTGGTTAGGGCTGGACATCCATAATCTTGAACGGTCTATGTACAATGTATTTTTAGAAGAAGTCTATTTTGAAGAGATCCTCACAAAGACCTGTATTGAAAACATGACCCTCGCGCCTGCCAATGTCGCATTGGCAGGCGTTGAAAGAATCCTTGCTCATGAGAAAGGGAGGGATCTTATCCTCCGTAAACGGATGCTTCCCGTGGTAGATAACTATGATTATATCCTCCTGGATTGTCCTCCTTCATTGGGATTGATTACGATCAATGCGCTCACCTTTGTCAGAGAGATTTTTATACCGGTAGAGACAAAGGTGCTGGCTTTGAATGGTCTTGTAACGTTAGTAAATACCGTTCAGGTGGTAAAAGAACGGTTAAATCACAACCTGGAGGTAACCGGCATCATTGCCTGCCGGTTTGATGGACGGACAAATCTCAGCAATGAGGTGTATAACCAGATTAAAGAACGTTTTAAAGAAAAGGTGTTTCATTCCGTTATCAGGGAAAATATTCGCCTGGCAGAATGTCCTATATCGGGAAAACCTATTACCCTCTATGCGCCCGAGAGCCCCGGCGCGATAGATTATACAAATCTGGCCAAAGAAGTAATCGAAAGAGAAAAAAAGAACGAGTAA
- a CDS encoding chemotaxis protein CheB, producing MPRTLPAAVLVVLHISPTAPSALPEILNHAGTIPVLNAVHNDVIRQGCVYVAPPNHHLLLMEEDVIFLSHGPKENRHRPAIDPLFRSAANTYGPRVIGTILTGTLDDGTVGALVIKSAGGVIVVQDPADALFPDMPRSVLENVEVDYCLPLSQIASLLVTLANRPVEKKALSSAPERVMIESNISHKARSTEEHMDKIGKPSTFTCPECQGTLWEIQDEKLVRFRCRVGHAYSPHSMLAAQSEKVETALWAALRSLEENANLYRRMSAREQKLKNNLLAVRFEENLKDTEVHIETIRHILLKKEKPVFLEKDKHTQK from the coding sequence TTGCCACGAACGCTACCTGCCGCTGTGCTGGTAGTTCTCCATATCAGCCCTACAGCCCCCAGTGCGTTACCAGAAATCCTTAATCATGCCGGGACTATACCCGTTCTGAATGCCGTACACAACGATGTAATCCGGCAAGGATGCGTGTATGTGGCGCCACCGAATCATCACCTTCTCCTTATGGAGGAGGATGTTATCTTTCTTTCCCATGGCCCAAAGGAAAACAGGCATCGGCCAGCCATTGACCCTCTCTTTCGTTCAGCAGCCAATACCTATGGGCCGAGAGTAATCGGGACCATCCTTACGGGTACCCTTGATGATGGGACAGTGGGCGCACTTGTTATAAAATCTGCCGGAGGGGTAATTGTTGTACAGGACCCTGCTGATGCGCTATTCCCTGATATGCCTCGGAGTGTACTGGAGAATGTGGAAGTGGATTATTGTTTGCCGTTATCCCAAATAGCGTCTCTGTTAGTCACTTTAGCAAACAGGCCGGTAGAAAAGAAGGCATTGTCTTCTGCTCCTGAGAGAGTAATGATCGAATCCAATATTTCACATAAAGCAAGAAGTACAGAGGAACATATGGATAAAATAGGAAAACCATCAACCTTTACCTGTCCCGAATGCCAGGGTACCTTGTGGGAGATACAGGATGAAAAACTCGTGCGATTTCGATGTCGGGTAGGGCATGCTTATTCTCCTCATAGCATGCTGGCAGCACAATCGGAAAAGGTGGAGACTGCATTGTGGGCAGCATTGCGTTCCCTTGAGGAGAATGCTAATTTATACCGGCGGATGAGTGCACGGGAACAGAAGCTCAAAAACAACCTGTTGGCGGTAAGATTTGAGGAAAATCTAAAAGATACCGAAGTGCATATAGAAACGATTCGGCACATACTGCTGAAAAAAGAGAAACCAGTATTTCTGGAAAAGGATAAACATACCCAGAAATAA